Proteins encoded within one genomic window of Bombus vancouverensis nearcticus chromosome 4, iyBomVanc1_principal, whole genome shotgun sequence:
- the LOC117161430 gene encoding caveolin-3, translating into MLASFRRVFKCSLPTCRNFHFPGMEKAESSNEDDSNTELEDRDPNSLNKHLQVMWDDVIGEPEGIRSPECAWRLSGHCFRLSRSCCYVFLSVLISPLLALCFGFTFACLAFQHIWCLAPCLRVWKISCAATRNFLSAVTHAIVKPIMESLGYLFHNIRVYNQKLPDGLAQKDDILVV; encoded by the exons ATGCTAGCGAGTTTCAGGCGCGTGTTCAAGTGTTCCCTGCCAACGTGTCGCAATTTCCACTTTCCAGGGATGGAGAAGGCAGAGTCCTCCAACGAGGACGATAGCAATACCGAGCTGGAGGACCGGGACCCTAACAGCTTGAACAAACACCTTCAG GTGATGTGGGATGATGTGATCGGGGAACCGGAAGGAATACGCAGTCCAGAGTGCGCGTGGCGTCTAAGCGGTCACTGCTTCCGGTTGTCCAGAAGCTGCTGTTACGTGTTTCTCTCGGTCCTCATATCTCCTTTACTCGCCCTTTGCTTCGGTTTTACGTTTGCCTGCCTCGCGTTTCAG CATATATGGTGTCTGGCGCCATGCCTCCGCGTTTGGAAGATCAGCTGCGCGGCGACGAGGAATTTTCTCAGTGCTGTGACACACGCCATCGTGAAACCAATTATGGAATCCCTAGGCTATCTGTTTCACAATATTCGTGTGTACAATCAGAAGTTACCGGATGGTTTAGCACAAAAAGACGATATTCTCGTTGTATAA
- the LOC117161428 gene encoding glutaryl-CoA dehydrogenase, mitochondrial, with product MAGFARSFLFLSRCCRFSGATPSRQISVSFAVKGKPTFNWEDPFDLESQLTQDEILVRDQFRSYCREKLLPRVLEANRKEIFHKEIIREMGELGALGCTMKGYGAAGVSSVAYGLLAKEVEAVDSGYRSALSVQSSLVAGAIYEHGDEAQKQRFLPKLVSGEFIGCFGLTEPNHGSDPGSMETKATYDSDRKVYKLNGSKTWITNSPIADILIIWAKCEDGVIRGFIVERKGNEKGRLSTPKIEGKFSLRASVTGMILMDNVEVPAENLLPNTQGLKGPFVCLNNARYGIGWGALGAAETCLNIVRSYTLERKQFNRPLAANQLVQKKLADMMCDIAFGLQACLRVGRLKDEGKATPEMISMIKKNSATKSLEIARVAREMLGGNGISDEYHVIRHVMNLESVITYEGTSDIHALILGKAITGIQAFSA from the exons ATGGCAGGCTTCGCGCGaagctttttatttttatcgagaTGCTGTCGATTTTCTGGTGCAACTCCTTCGAGAC AAATTTCAGTGTCGTTTGCAGTCAAAGGAAAGC CCACTTTCAATTGGGAAGATCCATTCGATCTGGAATCTCAGCTCACGCAAGATGAGATTCTGGTGAGAGATCAGTTTCGATCTTATTGCCGTGAGAAACTTTTGCCCCGTGTACTCGAGGCAAATCGCAAGGAAATCTTTCACAAAGAGATCATAAGGGAAATGGGTGAATTGGGCGCACTGGGCTGTACTATGAAAGGGTACGGCGCGGCTGGCGTTTCCTCCGTAGCCTATGGTCTCCTAGCAAAGGAAGTCGAGGCTGTGGATAGCGGATATAGATCTGCTCTGTCGGTACAATCTTCTTTGGTTGCTGGCGCTATTTATGAGCATGGGGATGAAGCGCAGAAGCAACGGTTTTTGCCAAAATTGG TGTCTGGTGAATTCATCGGTTGTTTCGGGTTAACCGAACCCAATCATGGAAGCGATCCAGGCTCCATGGAGACCAAGGCAACTTATGATTCCGATAGGAAGGTCTACAAACTTAATGGAAGTAAAACATG GATTACAAACTCTCCGATCGCCGATATACTAATCATCTGGGCCAAATGCGAGGATGGTGTCATTAGGGGGTTCATCGTGGAGAGGAAGGGCAACGAGAAGGGCCGACTGTCTACTCCAAAAATCGAAGGCAAATTCTCGTTAAGAGCTTCCGTCACTGGTATGATCCTGATGGACAACGTGGAGGTGCCTGCAGAGAATCTACTTCCAAATACCCAGGGTCTCAAA GGACCGTTCGTTTGTCTGAACAACGCTCGATACGGAATCGGGTGGGGAGCTTTGGGTGCTGCCGAAACCTGCTTGAACATCGTCAGATCGTATACTCTGGAAAGGAAGCAATTTAACAGGCCGCTAGCTGCTAACCAATTAGTGCAAAAAAAACTGGCTGACATGATGTGTGACATCGCGTTCGGTCTTCAGGCTTGCCTGAGGGTGGGCAGGTTGAAGGACGAGGGCAA AGCGACACCGGAAATGATCTCTATGATAAAGAAGAATTCTGCTACGAAGTCCCTGGAAATCGCGAGAGTTGCCAGAGAGATGTTAGGTGGCAATGGAATATCGGACGAGTATCATGTTATTAGACATGTAATGAATTTAGAAAGCGTTATTACCTACGAAG GTACGAGCGATATCCATGCTTTGATACTTGGCAAAGCTATTACTGGTATACAAGCCTTCTCTGCGTAA